One window of Microcoleus vaginatus PCC 9802 genomic DNA carries:
- a CDS encoding sensor histidine kinase, translated as MLTDLISVTAKLFTAFFTTKAEGKGTGLGLSIGYPIVTQKHWGTWKCLSSLEGGTEFAIGIPM; from the coding sequence ATGCTAACAGATTTGATATCAGTCACAGCAAAATTGTTTACGGCATTTTTTACAACTAAAGCAGAAGGCAAAGGTACGGGATTGGGACTGTCTATTGGCTATCCGATAGTAACTCAAAAACATTGGGGAACTTGGAAATGTTTGTCATCGCTAGAAGGTGGAACAGAGTTTGCGATCGGTATTCCAATGTAG
- a CDS encoding peptidoglycan-binding protein produces MSPTSQMKSTQPMANKPQLKLGSQGKAVLELEQLLTKLQLYRHPAKGIFNKAVEFSVKLFQFRVFLSPDGIVGPLTWQALYTAAPVNMPVLRLGSSGEAVATVQEVLKSSKHYGGKIDGDFATLTDKAVRAFQKSFGIEADGIVNQETWTALSQIPRGYDPNWFLT; encoded by the coding sequence ATGTCACCTACAAGCCAGATGAAATCTACTCAACCTATGGCCAACAAGCCACAACTAAAATTAGGTTCCCAAGGTAAAGCGGTATTGGAACTCGAACAACTGCTAACCAAGTTGCAACTTTATCGGCACCCTGCTAAAGGAATTTTTAACAAAGCAGTTGAATTTTCTGTGAAGCTGTTTCAGTTTCGGGTTTTCTTGTCGCCGGACGGCATTGTCGGGCCGCTCACTTGGCAGGCGCTTTATACTGCAGCTCCAGTTAATATGCCGGTACTCAGATTGGGCAGTTCTGGGGAAGCAGTCGCTACTGTTCAGGAAGTTCTCAAAAGTTCCAAGCATTATGGCGGTAAAATTGACGGCGACTTTGCAACTTTGACGGACAAAGCTGTTCGCGCGTTTCAAAAAAGCTTTGGGATTGAGGCCGACGGGATTGTCAATCAAGAAACTTGGACTGCTTTGAGCCAAATTCCGCGCGGCTATGACCCTAATTGGTTCTTGACTTAG
- a CDS encoding Photosystem I reaction center subunit II: protein MAEQLTGQPPIFGGSTGGLLTKALVEEKYAITWTSPKEQVFEMPTGGAAIMRQGDNLLYLPRKEQCIALGGQQLRAKFKITNYKIYRVFPDGNTEYLHPKDGVFPEKVNEGRPYNGKIERNIGSNPNPATLKFTGKKTFDP, encoded by the coding sequence ATGGCCGAACAACTCACTGGACAACCCCCAATCTTCGGCGGCAGCACAGGCGGCTTGCTGACCAAGGCGCTAGTTGAAGAGAAGTACGCTATCACTTGGACTAGCCCCAAGGAGCAGGTGTTTGAAATGCCTACTGGTGGCGCTGCGATTATGCGTCAAGGCGACAACTTGCTGTATCTGCCCCGGAAGGAGCAGTGCATCGCTTTGGGCGGCCAGCAACTGCGGGCTAAATTCAAAATCACGAACTACAAAATTTACCGCGTGTTTCCCGACGGTAATACTGAGTACCTGCATCCCAAGGATGGCGTGTTCCCTGAGAAGGTGAACGAAGGTCGTCCCTACAACGGTAAGATTGAGCGCAATATTGGCAGCAATCCAAATCCGGCTACGCTGAAGTTCACAGGTAAGAAGACTTTCGATCCTTAG